From a region of the Daphnia magna isolate NIES linkage group LG1, ASM2063170v1.1, whole genome shotgun sequence genome:
- the LOC116933140 gene encoding trypsin beta isoform X3, with protein sequence MRSYILFLAFAFSATSALPAPNADRIFGGALATPGQFPYVVSITDADRHYCNGFIYSARWIITTASCIDGRSVSKLKVIAGQVNAINPDVKEQVMSVYTITASPLYNSTTGYNDIALIMLTADIVFDYVNVDFVAYNEVDNTLTATAMGWGATFEGGLESVNLHYGEVDLLPMDSATTCGVYDNTKFNFSTMLCAVASATATPAGSPCQYDEGSPLVQMFGNVPTAVGILSKTEGCLAAAHGVMSVITIKYLRCRGITKSPSTKSPPTCTTCTKNSRLRIV encoded by the exons ATGAGGTCCTACATCCTTTTTCTCGCTTTTGCTTTCTCGGCTACGTCAG CGCTACCCGCTCCAAATGCTGATCGCATTTTCGGAGGGGCGTTGGCTACTCCTGGACAGTTCCCTTACGTTGTGTCAATCACCGACGCTGATCGCCATTACTGCAATGGATTCATTTACAGTGCGAGATGGATCATCACAACGGCTTCGTGTATTGATGG GAGAAGCGTATCTAAATTGAAAGTTATTGCCGGTCAAGTAAATGCAATCAATCCAGATGTTAAAGAGCAAGTCATGAGTGTCTACACTATCACTGCTTCACCATTGTACAATAGCACGACCGGATACAACGACATTGCTCTCATCATG CTTACAGCAGACATTGTTTTTGACTATGTTAATGTTGATTTCGTTGCATATAACGAGGTAGATAATACTCTGACCGCAACAGCCATGGGATGGGGCGCCACATTC GAAGGAGGACTTGAATCTGTCAATCTTCACTACGGCGAAGTGGACTTATTACCGATGGATTCTGCAACCACATGTGGAGTTTACGATAACacgaaattcaatttttcaacGATGCTTTGCGCTGTAGCTAGCGCAACTGCAA CTCCTGCTGGATCTCCCTGTCAATACGACGAGGGATCTCCGCTTGTTCAAATGTTTGGCAACGTTCCAACCGCTGTCGGAATTTTGTCCAAAACGGAAGGCTGCCTAGCGGCCGCTCATGGCGTTATGTCGGTGATAACGATCAAGTATTTGAG ATGCCGCGGAATCACCAAGTCCCCATCCACCAAGTCCCCTCCAACATGTACAACATGTACGAAGAATTCGAGGTTGAGGATTGTTTAA
- the LOC116933140 gene encoding trypsin beta isoform X2, translating into MRSYILFLAFAFSATSALPAPNADRIFGGALATPGQFPYVVSITDADRHYCNGFIYSARWIITTASCIDGRSVSKLKVIAGQVNAINPDVKEQVMSVYTITASPLYNSTTGYNDIALIMLTADIVFDYVNVDFVAYNEVDNTLTATAMGWGATFEGGLESVNLHYGEVDLLPMDSATTCGVYDNTKFNFSTMLCAVASATATPAGSPCQYDEGSPLVQMFGNVPTAVGILSKTEGCLAAAHGVMSVITIKFIHYLSPRCRGITKSPSTKSPPTCTTCTKNSRLRIV; encoded by the exons ATGAGGTCCTACATCCTTTTTCTCGCTTTTGCTTTCTCGGCTACGTCAG CGCTACCCGCTCCAAATGCTGATCGCATTTTCGGAGGGGCGTTGGCTACTCCTGGACAGTTCCCTTACGTTGTGTCAATCACCGACGCTGATCGCCATTACTGCAATGGATTCATTTACAGTGCGAGATGGATCATCACAACGGCTTCGTGTATTGATGG GAGAAGCGTATCTAAATTGAAAGTTATTGCCGGTCAAGTAAATGCAATCAATCCAGATGTTAAAGAGCAAGTCATGAGTGTCTACACTATCACTGCTTCACCATTGTACAATAGCACGACCGGATACAACGACATTGCTCTCATCATG CTTACAGCAGACATTGTTTTTGACTATGTTAATGTTGATTTCGTTGCATATAACGAGGTAGATAATACTCTGACCGCAACAGCCATGGGATGGGGCGCCACATTC GAAGGAGGACTTGAATCTGTCAATCTTCACTACGGCGAAGTGGACTTATTACCGATGGATTCTGCAACCACATGTGGAGTTTACGATAACacgaaattcaatttttcaacGATGCTTTGCGCTGTAGCTAGCGCAACTGCAA CTCCTGCTGGATCTCCCTGTCAATACGACGAGGGATCTCCGCTTGTTCAAATGTTTGGCAACGTTCCAACCGCTGTCGGAATTTTGTCCAAAACGGAAGGCTGCCTAGCGGCCGCTCATGGCGTTATGTCGGTGATAACGATCAA GTTCATTCACTATCTATCACCAAGATGCCGCGGAATCACCAAGTCCCCATCCACCAAGTCCCCTCCAACATGTACAACATGTACGAAGAATTCGAGGTTGAGGATTGTTTAA
- the LOC116933140 gene encoding trypsin beta isoform X1, with the protein MRSYILFLAFAFSATSALPAPNADRIFGGALATPGQFPYVVSITDADRHYCNGFIYSARWIITTASCIDGRSVSKLKVIAGQVNAINPDVKEQVMSVYTITASPLYNSTTGYNDIALIMLTADIVFDYVNVDFVAYNEVDNTLTATAMGWGATFEGGLESVNLHYGEVDLLPMDSATTCGVYDNTKFNFSTMLCAVASATATPAGSPCQYDEGSPLVQMFGNVPTAVGILSKTEGCLAAAHGVMSVITIKYLRFIHYLSPRCRGITKSPSTKSPPTCTTCTKNSRLRIV; encoded by the exons ATGAGGTCCTACATCCTTTTTCTCGCTTTTGCTTTCTCGGCTACGTCAG CGCTACCCGCTCCAAATGCTGATCGCATTTTCGGAGGGGCGTTGGCTACTCCTGGACAGTTCCCTTACGTTGTGTCAATCACCGACGCTGATCGCCATTACTGCAATGGATTCATTTACAGTGCGAGATGGATCATCACAACGGCTTCGTGTATTGATGG GAGAAGCGTATCTAAATTGAAAGTTATTGCCGGTCAAGTAAATGCAATCAATCCAGATGTTAAAGAGCAAGTCATGAGTGTCTACACTATCACTGCTTCACCATTGTACAATAGCACGACCGGATACAACGACATTGCTCTCATCATG CTTACAGCAGACATTGTTTTTGACTATGTTAATGTTGATTTCGTTGCATATAACGAGGTAGATAATACTCTGACCGCAACAGCCATGGGATGGGGCGCCACATTC GAAGGAGGACTTGAATCTGTCAATCTTCACTACGGCGAAGTGGACTTATTACCGATGGATTCTGCAACCACATGTGGAGTTTACGATAACacgaaattcaatttttcaacGATGCTTTGCGCTGTAGCTAGCGCAACTGCAA CTCCTGCTGGATCTCCCTGTCAATACGACGAGGGATCTCCGCTTGTTCAAATGTTTGGCAACGTTCCAACCGCTGTCGGAATTTTGTCCAAAACGGAAGGCTGCCTAGCGGCCGCTCATGGCGTTATGTCGGTGATAACGATCAAGTATTTGAG GTTCATTCACTATCTATCACCAAGATGCCGCGGAATCACCAAGTCCCCATCCACCAAGTCCCCTCCAACATGTACAACATGTACGAAGAATTCGAGGTTGAGGATTGTTTAA